GAGAAGGCGCCGGAGTGGAACGGCGAGGCGGTGCCGGAGGACGAGAAGCCGTCGTGGCTGTCGACCACCGTCGACACCCTGGCCGACCGCATCCAGGTGCGCATCAACGGCGCCGCCGACGTCAACCCGATCAACCTGCTGGCGCTGGCGCTGCTGTCCACGCCCAAGCACGCGATGGGCGAGGCCGACCTGATCGCGCAGATCGAGCTGTGCAAGACCCTGCTGGAAGAGATGCCGTATTCGGGCCGGGTGACGGTGACCCCGCACTCGCCGGAGCGGATCATCGCCCACGCCGAGGAAATCAACGTCCTCACCCGCATCAAGCACCCGCTGGGCGACGTGCTCAGCGTCAGTGGCGATACCGCGGTGCTGCTCAGCTACTTCCGCAACAACGTGGTGCACCTGTTCACCGCCTCGTCGTGGGTGGCCTGCTGCTTCCAGAACAACCGCCGCATGAGCCGCACCGGCCTGGTCCGCCTGGGCCGCACCGTGTACCCGTTCCTGCAGGCCGAGCTGTTCCTGCCGTGGAGCGAGGACGAGTTCGCCCAGCGCATCGAGCAGACCATCGACGTGTTCATCCGCGAAGGCCTGCTGCAGCAGGTCGCCGACGATGACGGCGGCATGCTGACCCGCAATACCGGGCAGACCGACGAGGTGTTCCGCCTGCGTGCCATCGGCCATTCGCTGCAGCAGGCGTTCGAGCGTTACTACATCGCCATTTCGGTGCTGGTGAAGAACGGCCCGGGCACGCTCGGTACCGCCGAGCTGGAAAGCCTGTGCCAGCAGGCCGCGCAGCGCCTCAGCCTGCTGTACGCGCCGGCCGCGCCGGAGTTCTTCGACAAGTCGCTGTTCCGTGGCTTCATCCAGAAGCTGCGCGAGCTGCGCCTGGTGTGGCCGGACGAGAACAGCAAGCTGTTGTTCGACGACCGCCTGGACAGCTGGGCCAAGGATGCCAAGTTCATCCTCGGCCGCGAACTGCGCCACACCATCGAGCGCGTCAGCCCGGAAGCGGCACGCCCCGACGAGCCGACGCCGCAGGCATGAGCCGCCCTGGCCGGTGGATCAGCCCCGCGTGGCTGCTGCCGGCCATGCTGCTCGCCGCGGTGACGGCCCAGGCCGCGCCGGCCTGCGTGGAGGACACCCTGCCGGGCCGGCTGGCCGATGCACCGGTGCGCCTGTGCGTGGACGCCACTGACGGCAGCGCGCCGCGCTACACGCTGTGGCTGGCCGATGCCGAACGCATCGCCGGCGAGGAAGACGCGGTGGTCGGCACGGGCCTGCAGGGGGACTGGTACGGCCACCCGCTGCGCCTGCACTGCCGCGCGGAGGGCGCCGTGCGCCGCTGCGACCTGAGTGTCGACGGCGAACCGGCCTGGAACGCCGACGTGGTCATCCCGAACGGGTAACGCCCCGACACGGTAGCGCCGGGCCATGCCCGGCGATGGATCCACGCCACGCGTGGATGGGCCCCCGCTTACGCCGGCTCGTCCGGAATCTGCAGGCTCTCCAGCTTCGCGATGCAGTCCTTCAACTGCAGCTTGCGCCGCTTCAGCCGTTTCGACTCCAGCTCGTCCTCGCCATTGGCGGCCATCCGGGTGATCTGTTCATCCAGCACGCGGTGTTCGGCGCGCAGGGCGACGAGGCGTTCGACGATCTCGGCGGGGCTGTAGGTATCCACAGCCTCCGAGCATACACAGCGCCGATGACCATCGGGAGAGGGCAACCCCGCGCCGCGGCCGACGCCGGTCCCAAGCCGGTAGAATGGCAGCCATGAGCGCCGTGATTTCCCTGCCCGATCCCTTGCCGCGTGCGCCTGTCGCACCGCGCGTGGGCCCGCGCGCGGAACACCCACTGGGCCGGCGCCTGCGCCGCCAGGTCGGCCAGGCCATTGCCGATTACGGCATGATCGAGGCCGGCGACAAGGTGATGGTCTGCCTGTCCGGCGGCAAGGACAGCTACACCCTGCTGGACCTCCTGCTGCAGCTGCAGAAGAAGGCCCCGGTGCCGTTCGAGCTGGTGGCGGTGAACCTGGACCAGAAGCAGCCCGGCTTCCCCGAACACGTGCTGCCGGAGTACCTGGCCAGCCTGGGCGTGGCGTACCAGATCATCGAGCAGGACACCTATTCGGTGGTCAGCCGGGTCATCCCGGAAGGCCGCACGATGTGTTCGCTGTGCTCGCGCCTGCGCCGCGGCGCGCTGTACAACCATGCCGAGAAGCACGGCTTCACCCGCATCGCGCTGGGCCACCACCGCGACGACATGGTGGCCACCTTCTTCATGAACCTGTTCCACCACGCCAAGCTGTCGGGCATGCCGCCGAAACTGCGCAGCGACGACGGCCGCCACGTGGTCATCCGCCCACTGGCCTACGTACGCGAGCGCGACATCGTCGAGTACGCCCAGGCACGTGATTTCCCGATCATCCCGTGCAACCTGTGTGGCAGCCAGGAAAACCTGCAACGCCGCCAGGTCGGGCTGATGCTCCAGCAGTGGGAAAAGGACCATCCCGGCCGCATCGACCAGATCGCCCGGGCCATGGGCCAGATCCACCCCTCGCAGCTGGCCGATGCCAGTCTGTTCGATTTCATGGCGCTGGGCCGTCGCGACGAGGCACCCTTGTCCGATGCCCATGCCTGGCTGGCCGGTTCACCGGCCGATGCCGACGCAGCACCCGAGACGCCCGCCCTTTAAGGTGGGACGCCCTTCCTCTTCGCCATCCGGAATTCCATGTTCTTTCGCAACCTGACGTTCTTCCGCTTCCCGACCACCACCGATTTCTCCGAAGTGGACACCCTGCTGCCGCACGCCCTGCTCAAGCCGGTCGGTGCGCTGGAAATGAATTCGCGTGGCTTCATCTCGCCCTTCGGCCGCGAGGAGAAGGAACTGCTGTCGCACCGCATCGCCGAACACCTGTGGCTGACCGTGGGCGGCGAGGACAAGATCCTGCCGGCGGCGGTGGTCAACGACCTGCTCGAGCGCAAGCTGGAGGAGATCGAGGAGAAGGAAGGCCGCCGCCCCGGTGGCCGCGAGCGCAAGCGCATGAAGGACGACCTGCTGCATGAACTGCTGCCGCGCGCCTTCGTGAAGTCCTCGCGCAACGACGCCTTCATCGACCTGCAGCACGGCTACGTCGCGGTGGACACCTCCAGCCGCAAGACCGGCGAGTACTTCATGTCCGACATCCGCGGCCTGCTCGGCAGCTTCCCGGCGATGCCGCTGAACGCCGAAGTCGCACCGCGCTCGATCTTGACCGGCTGGATCGCCGGCGAGCCGCTGCCGACCGGCCTGAGCCTGGGCGAAGAGTGCGAGATGAAGGACCCGGTGGAGGGTGGCGCGGTGGTCAAGTGCCAGCACCAGGAACTGCGCTGCGACGAGATCGACAAGCACCTGGACGCCGGCAAGCAGGTGACCAAGCTGGCGCTGATCTTCGAGGACAACCTGTCCTTCGTCATCGGCGACGACCTGATCGTGCGCAAGCTGAAGTTCCTCGACGGCGCCCTGGACCAGCTGGAGCATGCCGACGAAGACGGCCGCCGCGCCGAGTTCGACGCCCGCTTCGCCCTGCAGAGCGCCGAGATCCGTCGGCTGTTCCTGCTGCTGGAAGAAGCCTTCAAGCTCAGCAAGGCTGACTGAACAGGCACTGCGCGGGCCGCCGGTCATCCAGCGGCCCCGCGCAGCGCTATGCTGGGCACATGAGCCGCCTGCTGCGCCGCCTGATCAGCCCGACCCCGCCCGCCACCGTGCAGCGCGACACCGTCCGCCTGCGCCTGGACGATGCCGAGATCGAGGTGCTGCGCGTGCGCGATCCGCGCGCGCGACGCATCAAGCTGAGCGTGGACGAACGCGGCGCGCGCCTGACGTTGCCGCCGCGGGCCAGCCTGGTGATGGGCGAGCGCTTCCTCGAGCAGCACCGCGACTGGCTGGCGCTGCAGCTGCGCGTCTACCAGGACAACGGCCTGCCGGCACCACTGCAGCCGGGCGAGGACGGCCTGCTGCCGCTGCGTGGCGAGCTGCTGCCGGTGCGCTGGCAGGAAGGCCGCTTCGCGCGCCTGGAGATCGACGAGCACGGCGCCTGCGTGCAGTGGCCGACCCGTGCCGGCGACGCC
This genomic stretch from Stenotrophomonas sp. SAU14A_NAIMI4_5 harbors:
- a CDS encoding SprT family zinc-dependent metalloprotease, producing the protein MSRLLRRLISPTPPATVQRDTVRLRLDDAEIEVLRVRDPRARRIKLSVDERGARLTLPPRASLVMGERFLEQHRDWLALQLRVYQDNGLPAPLQPGEDGLLPLRGELLPVRWQEGRFARLEIDEHGACVQWPTRAGDATLRRLLREFYEAQTRADVGRWLPKYLPGLPRAPSRVRLKVMSSQWGSLAPDGSMALDLALVLGRPEAFEYVLVHELCHLIQANHSPAFWQEVEQRFPAWREQRDYFQLEGRRLKAMLRQLL
- a CDS encoding recombination-associated protein RdgC, encoding MFFRNLTFFRFPTTTDFSEVDTLLPHALLKPVGALEMNSRGFISPFGREEKELLSHRIAEHLWLTVGGEDKILPAAVVNDLLERKLEEIEEKEGRRPGGRERKRMKDDLLHELLPRAFVKSSRNDAFIDLQHGYVAVDTSSRKTGEYFMSDIRGLLGSFPAMPLNAEVAPRSILTGWIAGEPLPTGLSLGEECEMKDPVEGGAVVKCQHQELRCDEIDKHLDAGKQVTKLALIFEDNLSFVIGDDLIVRKLKFLDGALDQLEHADEDGRRAEFDARFALQSAEIRRLFLLLEEAFKLSKAD
- the ttcA gene encoding tRNA 2-thiocytidine(32) synthetase TtcA, which translates into the protein MSAVISLPDPLPRAPVAPRVGPRAEHPLGRRLRRQVGQAIADYGMIEAGDKVMVCLSGGKDSYTLLDLLLQLQKKAPVPFELVAVNLDQKQPGFPEHVLPEYLASLGVAYQIIEQDTYSVVSRVIPEGRTMCSLCSRLRRGALYNHAEKHGFTRIALGHHRDDMVATFFMNLFHHAKLSGMPPKLRSDDGRHVVIRPLAYVRERDIVEYAQARDFPIIPCNLCGSQENLQRRQVGLMLQQWEKDHPGRIDQIARAMGQIHPSQLADASLFDFMALGRRDEAPLSDAHAWLAGSPADADAAPETPAL
- a CDS encoding YdcH family protein yields the protein MDTYSPAEIVERLVALRAEHRVLDEQITRMAANGEDELESKRLKRRKLQLKDCIAKLESLQIPDEPA